Within the Pseudomonas putida genome, the region TCGTCAACGAATACCCCGACACCGACCGTCAGCAGCTGCGTTCGCTTATCCGTCATGCCCAGCACGAGAAGGCGCGTAACAAGCCGCCTGCCGCTGCGCGCAAGGTCTTCAAATACATCCGCGACCTCGACGAACTGCAGCGCGGCCTGCGCTGATCCCCGCCACCTGGGGCTGCCCTGCAGCCCCGGGGCATGCATCACGCGCCGGTACCACCGACGGTGATCGCGTCCAGCTTCAAGGTTGGCTGGCCTACCCCTACCGGCACCGATTGCCCATCCTTGCCGCACGTCCCCACGCCGCTGTCCAACGCAAGGTCGTTACCGACCATCGACACTCGGCTCATGGCCTCGGGCCCGTTGCCGATCAGTGTCGCGCCTTTGACCGGTGCGGTGATCTTGCCGTCTTCGATCAGATAGGCTTCGCTGGTCGAGAACACGAACTTGCCGCTGGTGATGTCCACCTGGCCACCGCCCAGGTTGGCGCAATAGATCCCTTTCTTCACCGAAGCGATGATTTCCTGTGGGTCGCTTTCGCCGGCACGCATGTAGGTGTTGGTCATGCGCGGCATCGGCAGGTGGGCATAGGATTCGCGGCGGCCGTTACCGGTCACGGCCATCCCCATCAGGCGTGCATTGAGTTTGTCTTGCATGTAGCCCTTGAGCACGCCGTTCTCGATCAGCGTCGTGCATTCGGTCGGCGTGCCCTCGTCGTCGACGCTCAGCGAGCCGCGACGGCCCTCGAGGGTGCCATCGTCTACGATAGTGCACAGGCTCGAAGCCACCTTCTCGCCGATCCGGCCACTGAACGCCGAGCTGCCCTTACGGTTGAAATCGCCTTCCAGGCCGTGGCCGACCGCTTCGTGCAACAGCACACCCGACCAGCCGGAACCCAACACCACCGGCAAGGTGCCCGCTGGCGCAGGAATGGCCTCCAGGTTCACCAGGGCCTGGCGCAGCGCCTCACGGGCATAACCCATAACCCGTTCCTCGGTGAAGAAGCGGTAGTCGGTACGCCCGCCGCCGCCCT harbors:
- the tldD gene encoding metalloprotease TldD: MSQMLSTVSEQLLAPGGLTLDSLQAVLGELAGPGIDAADLYFQGQISETWALEDGIVKEGSFNLDQGVGVRAQSGEKTGFAYSNAINLEALTSAARAARSISRAGQNGTVQAFRSQDVTALYAPDNPLDVLSRAEKVELLKRVDAATRALDPRIQQVSVSMAGVWERILIAAADGSLAADVRPLVRFNVSVIVEHNGRRERGGQGGGGRTDYRFFTEERVMGYAREALRQALVNLEAIPAPAGTLPVVLGSGWSGVLLHEAVGHGLEGDFNRKGSSAFSGRIGEKVASSLCTIVDDGTLEGRRGSLSVDDEGTPTECTTLIENGVLKGYMQDKLNARLMGMAVTGNGRRESYAHLPMPRMTNTYMRAGESDPQEIIASVKKGIYCANLGGGQVDITSGKFVFSTSEAYLIEDGKITAPVKGATLIGNGPEAMSRVSMVGNDLALDSGVGTCGKDGQSVPVGVGQPTLKLDAITVGGTGA